Proteins encoded in a region of the Flavobacteriales bacterium genome:
- a CDS encoding mucoidy inhibitor MuiA family protein has translation MKNLLLILVMLLAEVALAQDTAIEEKKLNSEVSEVTVYFKGAQVKRVKPLKLKPGKYRLVFEGLEPDLMDNSLQVKVDDGLVINYVNKRSNFLKHLDKNEKSEALQTSLDSLQIIIEDESDVLALYQNQEKILALNNEIGGQQEGVRVNELIETVEFYEVKLKEVKMAQRKSHRRIKDLEKLLREKTAQKQEITSIVPPKTSEIVVEASCEDTFKGNISLKYIIPNAGWTPIYDLRAEDIDEPINLILKANVRQSSGSDWKDVKLNLTSENPFESGQMPELKRWDLGSLRNSKPTPELNIASMELTGSGSIQGTVSDDRSEPIPFANVALLNEGEIVTGSTTDFDGVFKLKNISAGMYDLKVSSVGFTSQERKGIPVHGDQIAIADFKLSAGVQLDEVCVIAYTVPLIQKDGGSGSSFSASEIRPGGYGGGNLLSSVAGVEIEKMPARGANSVVTTVAGMQNELGLIRGSRDGALNPYIDGVKVRGSSSLPQSAYESVRVLTGGIPAQYGDVDGGIASISSQPYFSNNYTSDFRARNKRISVNTSVAKKETRVFYKVETPFTVLSDDKDYTVQIDELEMNADMSYFSAPIEVPHAFLVAKITDWERFELLEGIVSLYVSGTYIGQSLLSPQNTGDTMLVSLGSDKSLVVEREQMKEFTKQQIIGNKTIDYRGFTIKLKNNKDKLVRLHLQDQLPVSTSRDISISLIDTEGVKLDEDKGILDWKLTLLPGESKQVTFKYLVKRPSWRTVSLD, from the coding sequence ATGAAAAATCTACTGCTCATTTTGGTGATGCTGTTGGCTGAAGTTGCTTTGGCCCAAGACACAGCTATTGAAGAAAAAAAGTTGAACTCTGAAGTGAGCGAAGTGACCGTTTACTTTAAAGGAGCTCAGGTAAAACGAGTAAAGCCATTAAAGCTGAAACCGGGAAAATACAGGCTGGTGTTTGAGGGTTTGGAACCCGACCTGATGGACAATAGCCTTCAGGTGAAGGTAGACGATGGACTTGTGATCAACTACGTTAACAAGCGTTCGAACTTCCTAAAGCACCTTGACAAGAATGAAAAATCCGAGGCGCTTCAAACAAGTCTGGACAGTCTACAGATTATTATAGAGGACGAATCGGACGTGCTGGCTTTGTATCAGAACCAAGAGAAGATATTGGCTCTGAACAACGAAATAGGCGGACAGCAGGAAGGTGTGCGGGTAAATGAACTCATCGAGACCGTTGAATTCTATGAGGTGAAGCTAAAGGAAGTGAAAATGGCTCAACGAAAAAGCCATAGAAGAATCAAGGATCTGGAAAAACTGCTGCGCGAAAAAACCGCTCAAAAGCAGGAGATAACCAGTATTGTTCCTCCAAAAACAAGTGAAATTGTTGTTGAAGCAAGTTGCGAAGACACTTTCAAAGGAAACATCTCGCTCAAATACATCATTCCGAATGCCGGTTGGACTCCCATTTACGACCTACGGGCTGAGGACATAGACGAACCGATCAATCTGATTCTAAAGGCCAACGTGCGTCAAAGCAGCGGGTCAGACTGGAAAGATGTGAAGCTCAATCTGACCTCTGAAAATCCGTTTGAAAGCGGCCAAATGCCAGAACTAAAACGCTGGGATCTTGGCAGCTTGAGAAATTCTAAGCCAACACCTGAACTCAATATTGCCAGCATGGAACTTACTGGTTCGGGAAGTATCCAGGGAACGGTATCAGACGACCGTTCTGAACCGATTCCATTTGCCAATGTGGCGCTACTGAATGAAGGGGAAATAGTAACCGGTTCGACCACAGATTTTGACGGAGTCTTTAAACTGAAAAACATCAGTGCCGGAATGTACGACCTCAAGGTCAGTTCGGTCGGTTTCACTTCGCAGGAACGGAAAGGAATTCCAGTTCATGGTGATCAGATTGCAATTGCCGATTTTAAATTGAGCGCAGGCGTACAGCTGGATGAAGTCTGTGTGATTGCCTATACCGTTCCACTCATACAGAAAGACGGAGGTTCTGGCTCTTCATTTTCAGCCAGTGAAATTAGGCCCGGAGGGTATGGAGGTGGAAACCTGCTCAGTTCGGTTGCTGGTGTAGAAATTGAAAAAATGCCAGCGCGCGGTGCAAATTCGGTAGTTACAACTGTGGCTGGCATGCAAAATGAACTTGGTTTGATTCGAGGCTCGCGGGATGGTGCTTTGAATCCCTACATTGATGGCGTGAAGGTGCGCGGATCTTCCTCGCTTCCGCAATCGGCCTACGAAAGCGTACGCGTACTTACAGGTGGCATTCCAGCACAATATGGCGATGTGGATGGAGGAATAGCGTCTATCAGTTCTCAACCATATTTCAGTAATAATTACACATCAGATTTTCGGGCGAGGAACAAGCGAATATCGGTGAACACTTCGGTTGCTAAAAAGGAAACCCGCGTTTTTTACAAGGTGGAGACTCCTTTCACCGTGCTTTCTGACGATAAGGATTACACCGTGCAAATAGATGAACTGGAAATGAACGCAGACATGAGCTACTTCTCCGCCCCCATCGAAGTACCTCACGCTTTTCTGGTAGCCAAGATCACCGACTGGGAACGATTTGAGCTATTGGAAGGTATTGTTAGCCTCTATGTTTCTGGCACTTACATTGGACAATCGCTCTTATCGCCTCAAAACACAGGAGATACCATGCTCGTTTCGCTTGGCTCTGATAAATCTTTGGTGGTGGAACGAGAGCAAATGAAGGAGTTTACCAAGCAGCAGATAATTGGCAACAAGACGATTGATTATCGAGGCTTCACCATCAAGCTAAAGAACAACAAAGACAAACTGGTGAGGCTTCATTTACAGGACCAATTACCGGTCTCCACATCTCGAGACATTTCCATTTCGTTGATCGATACCGAAGGTGTGAAACTGGATGAAGACAAGGGAATTCTCGATTGGAAATTGACGCTGTTACCTGGAGAAAGCAAACAGGTCACCTTCAAATACCTTGTAAAACGTCCCAGTTGGAGAACGGTCTCTTTAGATTGA